In Natronococcus occultus SP4, the following proteins share a genomic window:
- the carB gene encoding carbamoyl-phosphate synthase large subunit → MSTDHQGDEDVATGDGRTILLIGSGPIQIGQAAEFDYSGAQACRALQEEGARVVLVNSNPATIMTDPEMADEVYIEPITTEAIAEIIRKEQPDGVIAGLGGQTGLNVTAELAEEGVLEEHDVEIMGTPLDTIYATEDRDLFRQRMEKIGQPVPASTTIALDEDEAVAELTEDDLEERVQDAVDEVGGLPVIARTTYTLGGSGSGVVHEFDELLRRVRKGLRLSRNSEVLITESIAGWVEYEYEVMRDADDSCIIICNMENIDPMGIHTGESTVVTPSQIVPDEGHQEMRTAALDVIRELGIQGGCNIQFAWRDDGTPGGEYRVVEVNPRVSRSSALASKATGYPIARVTAKVALGKRLHEITNEITGETTAAFEPAIDYVVTKVPRWPKDKFDDVDFELTTAMKSTGEAMAIGRTFEESLLKALRSSEYEPDVDWADVSDAELEEQYLERPSPDRPYAMFEAFERGYDVDEIVELTGIFEWYTERFKRIAESTRAAQEGDFTEAAIAGHTNATIAATAGGDVDVDTVEQEVPGRTYKQVDTCAGEFEAQTPYYYSARKSEFDSGPLEGAAAAGELEVDRDVESVIVVGGGPIRIGQGVEFDYCSVHAVQALREQGIDAHVVNNNPETVSTDYDTSDGLFFEPITAEEVADVAEAADADGVMVQFGGQTSVNIGDPLQDEIDRRGLDCEVMGTSVEAMDLAEDRDRFNALMDELGIAQPEGGAAHSKPEAMELAHDIGYPVLVRPSYVLGGRAMDVVYDDAELEEYIEEAVRVSPDKPILVDDFLADATELDVDAVADGEDVLIGGVMEHVETAGVHSGDSACMIPPRSLDDETMARVREVTEDIAAALETEGLLNVQLAVRDGEVYVLEANPRSSRTVPFISKATGVPIAKLAARVMAGESLEDLAVEEQIPEQTSIKEVVLPFDRLPGSDPRLGPEMKSTGEVMGSADSFGKAYDKAQDATGKPIPDSGTAIVDLSADEFPDPDTEDGEALVEGYTDHFDLCEEVDLVEAVKRGEVDLIVSRDRNLLEVAVEEEVTYFSTHASARAALEALEAKDEPIDVQAITERPKRTAEWGK, encoded by the coding sequence ATGAGTACGGACCACCAGGGCGACGAGGACGTCGCCACAGGGGACGGACGCACGATCCTGCTGATCGGTAGCGGGCCGATCCAGATCGGCCAGGCCGCCGAGTTCGACTATTCGGGCGCGCAGGCCTGTCGAGCGCTCCAGGAGGAGGGCGCGCGGGTCGTGCTAGTCAACTCGAACCCTGCGACGATCATGACGGATCCGGAGATGGCAGACGAGGTCTACATCGAGCCGATCACGACCGAGGCCATCGCCGAGATCATCCGCAAAGAACAGCCCGACGGCGTCATCGCCGGCCTGGGGGGCCAGACCGGGCTCAACGTTACCGCCGAACTGGCCGAGGAGGGCGTCCTCGAGGAACACGACGTCGAGATCATGGGGACGCCGCTGGACACGATCTACGCGACGGAGGACCGCGATCTCTTCCGCCAGCGCATGGAGAAGATTGGCCAGCCCGTGCCCGCCTCGACGACGATCGCGCTCGACGAGGACGAGGCGGTCGCCGAACTGACCGAGGACGACCTCGAGGAGCGGGTTCAGGACGCCGTCGACGAGGTCGGCGGCCTGCCGGTGATCGCCCGGACGACCTACACGCTGGGCGGTTCGGGGTCGGGCGTCGTCCACGAGTTCGACGAACTGCTTCGCCGCGTCCGCAAGGGACTGCGTCTCTCGCGCAACAGCGAAGTCCTCATCACGGAGTCGATCGCGGGCTGGGTCGAGTACGAGTACGAGGTGATGCGCGACGCCGACGACTCCTGTATCATCATCTGCAACATGGAGAACATCGACCCGATGGGTATCCACACTGGGGAGTCGACGGTCGTTACCCCTTCCCAGATCGTCCCCGACGAGGGCCACCAGGAGATGCGTACCGCGGCGCTGGACGTCATCCGCGAACTCGGCATTCAGGGCGGCTGTAACATCCAGTTCGCCTGGCGCGACGACGGGACGCCCGGCGGCGAGTACCGCGTCGTCGAGGTCAACCCGCGCGTCTCGCGGTCCTCGGCGCTCGCCTCCAAGGCAACGGGGTATCCGATCGCCCGCGTCACCGCGAAGGTCGCACTCGGCAAACGGCTCCACGAGATCACTAACGAGATCACCGGCGAGACGACCGCGGCCTTCGAACCCGCGATCGACTACGTCGTCACCAAGGTGCCCCGGTGGCCCAAGGACAAGTTCGACGACGTCGACTTCGAGCTGACGACGGCGATGAAATCGACCGGGGAGGCGATGGCCATCGGCCGGACCTTCGAGGAGTCGCTGCTGAAGGCGCTCCGGTCCTCGGAGTACGAGCCCGACGTCGACTGGGCCGACGTGAGCGACGCGGAACTCGAGGAGCAGTACCTCGAGCGTCCCTCGCCCGATCGTCCGTACGCGATGTTCGAGGCCTTCGAGCGCGGGTACGACGTCGACGAGATCGTCGAGCTGACCGGGATCTTCGAGTGGTACACCGAGCGGTTCAAGCGCATCGCGGAGTCGACCCGGGCTGCCCAGGAGGGCGACTTCACCGAGGCCGCCATCGCCGGCCACACCAACGCGACGATCGCCGCGACGGCGGGTGGCGACGTCGACGTCGATACGGTCGAACAGGAGGTCCCGGGCCGCACCTACAAGCAGGTCGACACCTGCGCCGGCGAGTTCGAGGCCCAGACGCCGTACTACTACTCCGCCCGCAAGTCGGAGTTCGACTCCGGACCGCTCGAGGGCGCGGCCGCGGCCGGCGAGCTCGAGGTCGACCGCGACGTCGAGAGCGTGATCGTCGTCGGGGGCGGCCCGATCCGGATCGGCCAGGGCGTCGAGTTCGACTACTGTTCGGTCCACGCCGTCCAGGCGCTGCGCGAGCAGGGGATCGACGCCCACGTCGTCAACAACAACCCCGAGACGGTCTCGACCGACTACGACACCTCCGACGGCCTGTTCTTCGAACCCATCACCGCCGAGGAGGTCGCCGACGTCGCCGAGGCGGCCGACGCCGACGGCGTGATGGTCCAGTTTGGCGGCCAGACGTCGGTCAACATCGGCGACCCGCTGCAGGACGAGATCGACCGCCGCGGGCTCGACTGCGAGGTCATGGGCACAAGCGTCGAGGCGATGGATCTCGCCGAGGACCGCGACCGGTTCAACGCCCTGATGGACGAGCTGGGCATCGCCCAGCCCGAGGGCGGTGCCGCCCACAGCAAGCCCGAGGCGATGGAGCTCGCCCACGACATCGGCTACCCCGTCCTCGTCCGTCCCTCCTACGTGCTGGGCGGACGCGCGATGGACGTCGTCTACGACGACGCGGAGCTCGAGGAGTATATCGAGGAGGCGGTCCGCGTGAGCCCGGACAAGCCGATCCTCGTCGACGACTTCCTTGCCGACGCCACCGAGCTCGACGTCGACGCCGTCGCGGACGGCGAGGACGTCCTGATCGGCGGCGTGATGGAACACGTCGAGACCGCCGGGGTCCACTCCGGGGACTCGGCGTGTATGATCCCGCCCCGCTCGCTCGACGACGAGACGATGGCCCGCGTCCGCGAGGTCACCGAGGACATCGCCGCGGCCCTCGAGACGGAGGGGCTGTTGAACGTGCAACTCGCAGTGCGCGACGGTGAGGTGTACGTGCTGGAAGCGAACCCCCGGTCCTCGCGCACCGTCCCCTTCATCTCGAAGGCGACGGGCGTCCCGATCGCGAAGCTCGCGGCCAGGGTGATGGCCGGCGAGTCGCTCGAGGACCTCGCGGTCGAGGAACAGATCCCCGAGCAGACCTCGATCAAGGAGGTTGTGCTGCCGTTCGACCGCCTGCCGGGCTCGGATCCGCGCCTCGGGCCGGAGATGAAGTCCACGGGTGAGGTCATGGGCAGCGCCGACAGCTTCGGCAAGGCCTACGACAAGGCCCAGGACGCGACGGGTAAGCCGATCCCCGACTCCGGGACGGCGATCGTCGACCTCTCGGCCGACGAGTTCCCCGATCCGGACACCGAGGACGGTGAGGCGCTCGTCGAGGGGTACACGGACCACTTCGATCTCTGCGAGGAAGTCGACCTCGTGGAAGCTGTCAAGCGCGGCGAGGTCGACCTGATCGTCTCGCGGGACCGCAACCTGCTCGAGGTCGCCGTCGAGGAGGAAGTGACGTACTTCTCGACTCACGCGAGCGCACGGGCTGCCCTCGAGGCGCTGGAAGCGAAGGACGAGCCGATCGACGTCCAGGCGATCACCGAGCGCCCGAAGCGGACCGCCGAGTGGGGCAAGTAG
- a CDS encoding DUF7577 domain-containing protein, producing the protein MELWGWLAGYVVLFALLHLLLYYVYVRREDDGVQSPSVADPGRNQSRSSPGSEQYSSAPDGVGDDDPEASSETDGETIRCPHCGARNDADQTFTYCWNCVSSLRQ; encoded by the coding sequence ATGGAGCTCTGGGGCTGGCTCGCGGGCTACGTAGTGCTGTTTGCCCTCCTTCATCTGTTACTGTACTACGTCTACGTTCGCCGCGAGGACGACGGCGTGCAGTCGCCGTCGGTGGCCGACCCCGGCCGCAACCAGTCCCGATCCTCGCCGGGATCCGAGCAGTACTCCTCGGCCCCGGACGGCGTCGGCGACGACGACCCCGAGGCGAGCTCCGAGACCGACGGGGAGACGATCAGGTGTCCCCACTGCGGGGCCAGAAACGACGCCGATCAGACGTTCACGTACTGCTGGAACTGCGTCTCCTCACTCAGACAGTAG
- the prf1 gene encoding peptide chain release factor aRF-1, with protein sequence MSQEAEQEQSDRKKYEFRKVIEDLKDFDGSGTQLVSIYVPDDRQVSDVVQHVTQEHSEAANIKSKQTRTAVQDALTSIKDRLRYYDTYPPENGMVLFSGAVDSGGGRTEMVTKVLESPPQPVESFRYHCDSDFLTEPLEEMLADKGLYGLVVLDRREANVGWLKGKRIEAVKSASSLVPGKQRKGGQSAQRFARLRLEAIDNFYQEVAGMANDLFVPRRHELDGILVGGPSPTKDEFLDGDYLHHELQDSVIGKFDVAYTDESGLSDLVDNAEDALADAEVMKDKKQMEEFFEELNAGDLATYGFAQTRRNLMMGAVDRLLISEDLRKDVVIYDCGECGNTDREVIDRRKATPDHSCSDCGTEIEATEEDREDAIDHLIEIAEQRGTETKFISTDFEKGEQLYNAFGGFAGILRYSTGV encoded by the coding sequence ATGAGCCAGGAGGCCGAACAGGAGCAATCCGACCGGAAAAAGTACGAGTTCCGGAAGGTCATCGAGGATCTCAAGGACTTCGACGGCTCCGGCACGCAGCTCGTCTCGATCTACGTTCCCGACGACCGCCAGGTCAGCGACGTCGTCCAGCACGTCACGCAGGAACACAGCGAGGCGGCCAACATCAAGTCCAAACAGACCCGGACGGCCGTCCAGGACGCGCTGACGAGCATCAAGGATCGATTGCGCTACTACGACACCTACCCGCCCGAAAACGGGATGGTGCTGTTCTCGGGCGCGGTCGACTCCGGCGGCGGCCGGACCGAGATGGTCACCAAGGTCTTAGAGAGTCCGCCCCAGCCCGTCGAATCCTTCCGCTACCACTGCGACTCCGATTTCCTTACCGAGCCGCTCGAGGAGATGCTGGCCGACAAGGGTCTCTACGGACTGGTCGTCCTCGATCGCCGGGAGGCAAACGTCGGCTGGCTGAAGGGCAAACGGATCGAGGCCGTCAAATCCGCCTCGTCGCTGGTGCCGGGCAAACAGCGGAAAGGGGGGCAGTCCGCACAGCGGTTCGCCCGGCTTCGCCTCGAGGCGATCGACAACTTCTACCAGGAGGTCGCCGGGATGGCAAACGACCTGTTCGTGCCCAGACGCCACGAACTCGACGGGATCCTCGTCGGCGGTCCCTCGCCGACCAAAGACGAGTTCCTCGACGGCGACTACCTCCACCACGAGCTTCAGGACAGCGTGATCGGCAAGTTCGACGTCGCCTACACCGACGAGTCCGGGCTGTCGGACCTCGTCGACAACGCCGAGGACGCGCTGGCCGACGCCGAGGTGATGAAGGACAAAAAGCAGATGGAGGAGTTCTTCGAGGAGCTCAACGCGGGCGACCTCGCCACGTACGGGTTCGCACAGACCCGCCGTAACCTCATGATGGGCGCGGTCGACCGGCTGCTGATCAGCGAGGACCTCCGGAAGGACGTCGTCATCTACGACTGCGGGGAGTGTGGCAACACCGACCGCGAGGTGATCGACCGTCGCAAGGCGACGCCAGACCACAGCTGCAGCGACTGTGGCACCGAGATCGAGGCCACCGAGGAGGATCGCGAGGACGCCATCGACCACCTCATCGAGATCGCCGAGCAACGCGGCACCGAGACGAAGTTCATCTCGACGGACTTCGAGAAGGGCGAACAGCTGTACAACGCCTTCGGCGGGTTTGCCGGCATCCTCCGGTACAGCACCGGCGTCTAG
- a CDS encoding universal stress protein translates to MEGDGTAGEQYTIVVALSNPAAVEQLLRSASDLATRHDGRIHAIAIEHKPVNSPFLMFSDEHISAEYAEESTQLLERAEDVSEVPITTDLRVDSNVPSAIRGVVDQVDANVLLMGWRERASTADAILGSSVDPILRRPPCDVLVERMGTVADGVETVLVPTVGGPHAGLASDVAAAVAAMNGATVTVLSVVTGEGPMADPDAARRKVRRTAAQFPDVPVEQRVVNAPDSAAGILEVAVDHDLVVLGATGTGLVRPPVIGSVADTVARESDCPVLIAKRRAESRLERLFERVGSISDRLTGSSGGTRRR, encoded by the coding sequence ATGGAAGGGGATGGTACGGCGGGGGAGCAGTACACGATCGTCGTCGCGCTCTCGAATCCTGCGGCCGTCGAACAGCTGTTACGGTCCGCCTCGGACCTGGCGACCCGCCACGACGGTCGGATTCACGCGATCGCGATCGAGCACAAACCCGTCAACTCGCCGTTCCTGATGTTCTCCGACGAGCACATCTCCGCGGAGTACGCCGAGGAGAGCACGCAGCTGCTCGAGCGGGCCGAGGACGTCTCGGAGGTACCGATCACGACCGACCTTCGGGTCGACAGCAACGTTCCGAGTGCGATCCGGGGCGTCGTCGACCAGGTCGACGCCAACGTCTTGCTCATGGGGTGGCGCGAGCGTGCCAGTACCGCCGACGCGATTCTTGGCAGCTCCGTCGATCCGATCCTGCGTCGACCGCCGTGTGACGTGCTGGTCGAGCGGATGGGGACGGTCGCCGACGGCGTCGAGACCGTGCTGGTGCCGACCGTCGGCGGCCCTCACGCCGGTCTCGCGAGCGACGTCGCCGCGGCCGTCGCCGCAATGAACGGCGCGACGGTGACCGTCCTCTCGGTCGTGACCGGGGAGGGCCCGATGGCCGATCCCGACGCCGCACGACGGAAGGTCCGCCGGACTGCGGCGCAGTTTCCGGACGTCCCCGTCGAGCAACGCGTCGTCAACGCTCCCGACTCGGCGGCGGGGATCCTCGAGGTGGCCGTCGATCACGACCTGGTCGTCCTCGGGGCGACCGGAACCGGGCTGGTCCGCCCGCCGGTGATCGGCTCGGTCGCCGACACCGTTGCCCGCGAGTCGGACTGTCCCGTCCTCATCGCCAAACGTCGCGCCGAATCGCGGCTGGAGCGGCTGTTCGAGCGGGTCGGCTCGATCTCCGATCGGCTCACGGGTTCCTCCGGCGGGACCCGTCGGCGGTAA
- a CDS encoding acyltransferase: protein MTKRDVSLPDEAEAGMREFIDEVDRRLSSEEDTCSVVEDVLIDLSGDREAYERWKGGESMTPAEQVRLQSYDPCNTTLESEYYAEKDEEQFRHSKHIQWLWRQFDSLPIADNVEFALRFRRMLADHLFEECGENCRFFKGVTFTYGHNITIGDNTVVHDDVHLDDRGKLTIGDRVSISDGVHVYSHDHDVVDQTEVRNYHTIVEDDVRLTYDSMVQAGNRVGENAIVGARGVVQHDIPAHHIAVGMPAKSVKIKPGWEDVATPIDEAGVNRQQQRHLEYDLPDDLEVFDEFQRDLRPPR from the coding sequence ATGACAAAGCGGGACGTCTCGCTTCCCGACGAGGCGGAAGCGGGAATGCGCGAGTTCATCGACGAGGTCGATCGACGCCTTTCGAGCGAGGAGGACACCTGTTCGGTCGTCGAGGACGTACTGATCGATCTCTCGGGAGACCGCGAGGCCTACGAACGGTGGAAGGGTGGCGAGTCGATGACGCCGGCCGAGCAGGTTCGCCTGCAGAGCTACGACCCGTGTAACACGACCCTGGAGAGCGAGTACTACGCCGAGAAAGACGAAGAGCAGTTTCGCCACTCGAAACACATCCAGTGGCTCTGGCGGCAGTTCGACAGCCTGCCGATCGCAGACAACGTCGAGTTCGCGCTACGATTTCGACGGATGCTCGCCGACCACCTCTTCGAGGAGTGTGGCGAGAACTGTCGGTTCTTCAAGGGCGTGACGTTCACGTACGGCCACAACATCACGATCGGGGACAACACCGTCGTCCACGACGACGTCCACCTCGACGACCGCGGAAAGCTGACGATCGGCGACCGCGTCTCGATCTCCGACGGCGTCCACGTCTACAGCCACGACCACGACGTCGTCGACCAGACCGAGGTCCGCAACTACCACACGATCGTCGAGGACGACGTGCGCTTGACCTACGACTCGATGGTCCAGGCGGGCAACCGGGTCGGCGAGAACGCCATCGTCGGCGCCCGCGGCGTCGTTCAACACGACATCCCCGCCCACCACATCGCGGTCGGGATGCCCGCCAAGAGCGTCAAGATCAAGCCCGGCTGGGAGGACGTCGCGACGCCGATCGACGAGGCCGGCGTCAACCGTCAACAACAGCGCCACCTCGAGTACGACCTGCCCGACGATCTCGAGGTCTTCGACGAGTTCCAGCGGGATCTCCGCCCGCCCCGGTGA
- the argS gene encoding arginine--tRNA ligase — MFLSLRAEVESALETALSALGYPTDDLGLEEPPDDVDSVLASSVAFRLAGEAEAPPPQVADEIAAELDADELTHVAAIETQGPYLNFLPSEAYLETTLESATAADYGALEDREESVVVEHTSANPTGPVHVGRARNPIIGDAVANLLDYAGYDVDRHYYVNDAGRQMAVFTWAYETFDESDLESEPERDRPEYDLVRYYRKGNAVLENAPEDEVADAEAEIESIMQGLENGDDEAYERVSEVVDQVLGGMKECLARLPAEFDEFVKETRFMRNGDTDELVARLKELDEAVYEDDAWQLELDAHGIEKNLVFLRADDTSLYPTRDLAHHEWKFEEYDNAVTVLGEDHKLQARQLRTTLELLGNDTDPLQQVLYSYVNLPEGKMSTRRGTGVDLDDLLDEAIDRAREEVEDRLDDRIRDDDLDDDDIERIAHQVGIGAVRYDIVSKQPTKAITFEWEQALDFEAQSAPYVQYVHARCCGILEEAGLDPETALADQELDLEDAADADLLGAPEERELLETIARFPAVVDEAADDLEPHQIATYTREFADRFNAFYRECPVLADDVDAEVREARLALVAASKHTVANALSILGVAAPRSM, encoded by the coding sequence ATGTTCCTCTCCCTACGCGCGGAGGTCGAGAGCGCCCTCGAGACGGCGCTCTCGGCGCTTGGGTATCCGACCGACGACCTCGGGCTCGAAGAGCCCCCCGACGACGTCGACAGCGTCCTCGCCTCGAGCGTCGCCTTCCGGCTGGCCGGCGAGGCCGAGGCCCCGCCGCCGCAGGTCGCCGACGAGATCGCGGCGGAGCTCGACGCCGACGAGCTGACCCACGTCGCGGCGATCGAGACCCAGGGCCCGTATCTCAACTTCCTGCCCAGCGAGGCCTACCTCGAGACGACTCTCGAGAGCGCGACGGCCGCCGACTACGGCGCGCTCGAGGACCGCGAGGAGAGCGTCGTCGTCGAACACACGAGCGCGAACCCGACGGGACCGGTCCACGTCGGTCGCGCCCGGAACCCGATCATCGGCGACGCGGTCGCGAACCTGCTCGACTACGCCGGCTACGACGTCGACCGCCACTACTACGTCAACGACGCGGGCCGACAGATGGCCGTCTTCACCTGGGCCTACGAAACGTTCGACGAGTCGGACTTGGAGAGCGAGCCCGAACGGGATCGCCCGGAGTACGACCTCGTGCGCTACTACCGGAAGGGCAACGCCGTCCTCGAGAACGCTCCCGAGGACGAGGTCGCCGACGCCGAAGCCGAGATCGAGTCGATCATGCAGGGGCTCGAGAACGGCGACGACGAGGCCTACGAGCGGGTCAGCGAGGTCGTCGACCAGGTGCTGGGCGGGATGAAGGAGTGTCTGGCTCGCCTGCCCGCGGAGTTCGACGAGTTCGTCAAGGAGACGCGGTTCATGCGCAACGGCGACACCGACGAGCTCGTCGCGCGGCTCAAGGAGCTCGACGAAGCCGTCTACGAGGACGACGCCTGGCAGCTCGAGCTCGACGCCCACGGGATCGAGAAGAACCTCGTCTTCCTGCGGGCCGACGACACCTCGCTGTACCCCACGCGGGATCTGGCCCACCACGAGTGGAAGTTCGAGGAGTACGATAACGCGGTGACGGTGTTAGGTGAGGACCACAAGCTCCAGGCCCGCCAGCTCCGGACGACACTCGAGTTGCTGGGCAACGACACCGACCCCCTCCAGCAGGTGCTGTACTCCTACGTCAACCTCCCGGAGGGGAAGATGTCGACGCGACGCGGAACCGGCGTCGATCTGGACGACCTGCTCGACGAGGCGATCGACCGCGCCCGCGAGGAGGTCGAGGATCGGCTGGACGACCGCATCCGCGACGACGACCTGGACGACGACGATATCGAACGCATCGCCCACCAGGTCGGCATCGGCGCGGTCCGGTACGACATCGTCTCGAAACAGCCCACGAAGGCGATCACCTTCGAGTGGGAGCAGGCGCTCGACTTCGAGGCCCAGTCCGCCCCGTACGTGCAGTACGTCCACGCGCGCTGCTGTGGTATTCTGGAAGAAGCAGGACTCGACCCCGAGACGGCGCTTGCCGACCAGGAGCTCGACCTCGAGGACGCGGCCGACGCCGACCTGCTCGGGGCGCCCGAGGAGCGGGAGCTGCTCGAGACGATCGCCCGGTTCCCGGCGGTCGTCGACGAGGCGGCAGACGACTTAGAGCCCCACCAGATCGCCACCTACACCCGCGAGTTCGCCGACCGGTTCAACGCCTTCTACCGGGAGTGTCCCGTCCTCGCGGACGACGTCGACGCCGAGGTCCGGGAGGCCCGACTCGCCCTCGTTGCGGCCTCGAAGCACACGGTCGCGAACGCCCTCTCGATCCTGGGCGTCGCGGCCCCGCGCTCGATGTAG